From Natrinema amylolyticum, the proteins below share one genomic window:
- a CDS encoding ABC transporter ATP-binding protein, which produces MLEARDLRKEFGELRATDDVSLTFGETPGEMVFIVGPNGAGKTTLINLLTGLLEPDRGSVVVHGDENGASVEEDITEMAPEERVKQGLVRSFQIVHVFEEMTVRENVRIAVLSRHDKTLSMRSVDDGHEDVEREIDDLLAQFRLEDVQDEVAETLPHGDRKLLDVAMSFGLDPTYLLLDEPTAGVATREKEYVIETIVEASEADDVTTVTIEHDMDLVKEYADRLVVLHEGGVFREGDPSLLETDSELRRVLLGVDE; this is translated from the coding sequence ATGCTCGAAGCACGAGATCTTCGCAAAGAGTTCGGAGAACTGCGCGCCACGGACGACGTTTCGCTGACGTTCGGCGAGACCCCCGGCGAGATGGTCTTCATCGTCGGCCCGAACGGGGCCGGCAAGACGACGCTCATCAACCTGCTGACCGGGCTGCTCGAGCCCGATCGGGGCTCGGTCGTCGTCCACGGCGACGAGAACGGCGCTTCCGTCGAGGAGGATATCACCGAAATGGCTCCCGAAGAGCGGGTCAAACAGGGGCTCGTCAGGAGCTTCCAGATCGTCCACGTCTTCGAGGAGATGACCGTCCGCGAGAACGTTCGCATCGCGGTCCTCTCTCGACACGACAAGACGCTGAGCATGCGGTCCGTCGACGACGGCCACGAGGACGTCGAACGCGAGATCGACGACCTCCTCGCGCAGTTCCGCCTCGAGGACGTCCAAGACGAAGTGGCCGAGACGCTGCCCCACGGCGACCGGAAGCTGCTCGACGTGGCGATGTCGTTCGGTCTCGATCCGACATACCTGCTGCTCGACGAGCCGACGGCCGGCGTCGCGACTCGCGAGAAGGAGTACGTCATCGAGACGATCGTCGAGGCCAGCGAGGCCGACGACGTCACGACGGTGACGATCGAACACGACATGGACCTCGTCAAGGAGTACGCGGATCGCCTCGTGGTCCTCCACGAAGGCGGGGTCTTCCGGGAGGGCGATCCCTCCCTGCTCGAGACCGACTCGGAGCTCCGGCGGGTCCTGCTGGGGGTGGACGAATGA
- a CDS encoding AMP-binding protein encodes MPGNTSPSLEDIDEIAHEPGREFVESTNVYDFMQTYGIDDYEELIERTTTDLDGEPESGVDWFWDELVDYLGIEFYEAYDEIRDDSESEARSASKDASGETASRGGPQFTDWYPGGELNIAHNVVDRHAAVDEERRNKVATIWEGEHGEVREITYHELHRQSNRVANALEERGIGTGDTVGLYMPMVPEVVSILYGCFKVGAIAVPIFSGFGVDAAATRIADSECSVLFTGDGFYRRGDPVFLKSAADEAIEEAGHVERTIVFDRLGASAATSEHEIPWTDGRDEWWDDAVESRDDEYETKSLDSSQESMLLYSSGTTGKPKGIVHTHAGVQVQCPKEVYFGMDLKPADRFFWVSDIGWMMGPWSLIGTHTFGGTVFMYEGAPDHPEPDRFWSMIDRHGLTQFGISPTAIRALRKHGDDWLEGHDLSSLRILGSTGEPWDPESWHWFYENVGGGEAPIINISGGTEICGCFLMPMPTEPLKPCTLGGPGLGMDIDIVDRDGNSVTENNERGYLVARDSCPSMTKSLWSGDDRYLNEYWATFEDMWNHGDWAQKDDDGFWFLHGRADDTLNVAGRKVGPAEVEGALIDHEAVNQAAAIGAPDDTTGTAVVAYVVLEEGFEESDDLREELRAQVGEELGKPFRPREVLFVDEFPKTQSGKIIRRAIQATYTGEDLGDMSSIENPEALEELEDAR; translated from the coding sequence ATGCCCGGGAACACCAGCCCCAGTCTCGAGGACATCGACGAGATCGCCCACGAACCCGGCCGGGAGTTCGTCGAGTCCACGAACGTCTACGACTTCATGCAGACGTACGGGATCGACGACTACGAGGAGCTGATCGAGCGGACGACGACGGACCTGGACGGCGAACCCGAGAGCGGCGTCGACTGGTTCTGGGACGAACTGGTCGACTATCTCGGGATCGAGTTCTACGAGGCGTACGACGAGATTCGCGACGACAGCGAAAGCGAGGCGCGAAGCGCCTCGAAAGACGCGAGCGGTGAAACCGCGAGCCGCGGTGGCCCGCAGTTCACCGACTGGTACCCCGGCGGCGAACTCAACATCGCCCACAACGTCGTGGACCGCCACGCGGCCGTCGACGAGGAGCGCCGGAACAAGGTCGCCACCATCTGGGAAGGGGAACACGGCGAGGTCCGGGAGATAACGTACCACGAACTCCACCGACAGTCGAATCGGGTCGCGAACGCGCTCGAGGAGCGAGGTATCGGCACGGGCGACACCGTCGGGCTCTACATGCCGATGGTGCCGGAGGTCGTCTCGATCCTCTACGGCTGTTTCAAGGTCGGCGCGATCGCGGTCCCGATCTTCTCGGGCTTCGGCGTCGATGCGGCCGCGACCCGGATCGCGGACTCGGAGTGTTCCGTCCTCTTCACGGGCGACGGCTTCTACCGCCGCGGCGACCCGGTCTTCCTCAAGTCCGCCGCCGACGAGGCGATCGAGGAGGCCGGCCACGTCGAGCGGACGATCGTCTTCGATCGGCTGGGGGCGAGTGCCGCGACCAGCGAGCACGAGATCCCGTGGACCGACGGCCGCGACGAGTGGTGGGACGACGCCGTCGAGAGTCGGGACGACGAGTACGAGACGAAGTCGCTCGACTCGAGTCAGGAGTCGATGCTGCTGTACTCCTCTGGGACGACGGGCAAGCCCAAGGGAATAGTTCACACACACGCGGGCGTGCAGGTCCAGTGTCCCAAGGAGGTCTACTTCGGGATGGACCTCAAGCCCGCGGACCGGTTCTTCTGGGTCTCCGACATCGGCTGGATGATGGGGCCGTGGAGCCTGATCGGCACCCACACCTTCGGCGGCACCGTCTTCATGTACGAAGGCGCACCGGATCACCCCGAGCCAGATCGCTTCTGGTCCATGATCGACCGCCACGGCCTCACCCAGTTCGGCATCTCGCCGACCGCGATCCGCGCGCTCCGAAAGCACGGGGACGACTGGCTCGAGGGCCACGACCTCTCGAGTCTGCGGATCCTGGGATCGACGGGCGAACCCTGGGACCCCGAGTCCTGGCACTGGTTCTACGAGAACGTCGGCGGCGGCGAGGCCCCGATCATCAATATCTCCGGCGGGACCGAGATCTGTGGCTGCTTCCTGATGCCGATGCCGACGGAACCGCTGAAACCCTGTACGCTCGGCGGGCCGGGGCTCGGGATGGACATCGACATCGTCGACCGCGACGGGAACTCGGTGACGGAGAACAACGAGCGCGGCTACCTCGTCGCGCGGGACTCCTGTCCGTCGATGACCAAGTCGCTGTGGTCGGGCGACGACCGCTATCTCAACGAGTACTGGGCGACCTTCGAGGACATGTGGAACCACGGCGACTGGGCCCAGAAGGACGACGACGGCTTCTGGTTCCTCCACGGCCGGGCCGACGACACCCTCAACGTGGCCGGTCGCAAGGTCGGGCCGGCGGAGGTCGAAGGCGCGCTCATCGACCACGAGGCCGTCAACCAGGCCGCCGCTATCGGCGCGCCCGACGACACCACCGGGACCGCCGTCGTCGCCTACGTCGTTCTCGAGGAGGGGTTCGAGGAGAGCGACGACCTCCGCGAGGAACTGCGCGCGCAGGTCGGCGAGGAACTCGGGAAACCGTTCCGCCCGCGCGAGGTGCTGTTCGTCGACGAGTTCCCCAAGACGCAGTCCGGCAAGATCATTCGCCGCGCCATCCAGGCCACCTACACGGGCGAGGACCTCGGTGACATGAGCAGCATCGAAAATCCCGAGGCGCTCGAGGAACTCGAGGACGCGAGATAA
- a CDS encoding SDR family oxidoreductase produces MARAHVTPPTVTREDIHTIPDDGFTARNVCLVTGAASGIGRATALAAAGNGLTVAATDVDEAGLEGTIDRDEELDLEGTIESIPGDLTDDADIERIVETAAGLGDLKYLANVAGMQHIDPIDEFPMETYDRMHRLMLRAPLYLAKLCIPHFRETEDGEGCVGNMASIHGHYVTSDKVAYNVSKFGLRGLTQSIAAEGEGLIRAFSISTGYVKTPLVTAQLEETAEQRGISVDEVIEDVMLGQSRVTEMMEPVDVANLFLLGFSDLGRHLDGGDLLFDGGMTLTYE; encoded by the coding sequence ATGGCCCGAGCGCACGTGACGCCACCGACAGTGACCCGCGAAGATATACACACCATACCCGACGACGGCTTTACGGCCCGGAACGTCTGTCTCGTAACGGGCGCGGCCTCGGGCATCGGTCGGGCGACCGCACTTGCCGCTGCCGGGAACGGACTCACCGTCGCGGCGACGGACGTCGACGAAGCGGGTCTGGAGGGAACGATCGACCGCGACGAGGAACTCGATCTCGAGGGGACGATCGAGTCGATCCCCGGCGACCTCACGGACGACGCCGACATAGAGCGAATCGTCGAGACGGCCGCGGGGCTGGGCGATCTGAAATACCTCGCGAACGTCGCGGGGATGCAGCACATCGATCCCATCGACGAGTTTCCGATGGAGACCTACGACCGAATGCACCGGCTCATGCTCCGCGCGCCGCTGTACCTCGCGAAGCTCTGCATTCCCCACTTCCGCGAGACCGAGGACGGCGAGGGCTGCGTCGGAAATATGGCGTCGATCCACGGCCACTACGTCACCAGCGACAAGGTGGCGTACAACGTCTCGAAGTTCGGTCTGCGCGGTCTCACCCAATCGATCGCCGCGGAGGGCGAGGGACTGATCCGCGCGTTCTCGATCAGCACCGGCTACGTGAAGACGCCGCTGGTGACGGCCCAGCTCGAGGAAACGGCCGAACAGCGCGGGATCAGCGTCGACGAGGTGATCGAGGACGTCATGCTCGGTCAGTCTCGCGTCACGGAGATGATGGAACCGGTCGACGTCGCCAACCTCTTCCTGCTCGGCTTCTCCGATCTGGGCCGACACCTCGACGGCGGCGACCTGTTGTTTGATGGTGGCATGACGCTAACGTACGAGTGA
- a CDS encoding branched-chain amino acid ABC transporter permease, translated as MSRFLVDRDGETHVRLLEGMELTKGQTVLAAAGLVLLFLVPDITRFTGLSFTAIHRGILFGLAAVGLNLLLRHTELVSFGHAAFFGVGAYGAAVLASHFDVSSGLLLLLGGVLAATTIAVLVGYFVAGYLDIYFALLTLAFNQVLYAFVLQSSYFNYSDGLSVRPDGLNPPTLFGLEWTSAGYDLILYYFTVVVLVVSLLVMWKLINSPFGRALDAIGQNRTRARFVGIPVEKYVWVAFVISGIYGGLAGGLFALLQLHVSPDPTLYAFVSGEILFMAILGGFGTLVGPVIGGVVLVYLLVQAPFYVEYYNALTGLTLVAVVLFLPEGILGSIPKIGTGLARRRRDPGLLREDVTAIGSSLRQSVTRAVTTVRIIVFGVN; from the coding sequence ATGAGTCGCTTCCTCGTCGATCGCGACGGCGAAACGCACGTGCGCCTGCTGGAGGGGATGGAGCTGACCAAAGGACAGACGGTCCTCGCGGCCGCCGGGCTCGTCCTCCTCTTTCTCGTCCCCGATATCACGCGGTTCACCGGCCTCTCGTTTACCGCGATCCACCGCGGGATCCTGTTCGGACTCGCGGCGGTCGGACTGAACCTGCTCCTGCGTCACACCGAACTCGTCTCGTTCGGTCACGCGGCGTTCTTCGGCGTCGGAGCCTACGGCGCCGCCGTGTTGGCGTCTCACTTCGACGTCTCGAGCGGGCTGCTCTTGCTCCTCGGGGGCGTCCTCGCGGCGACGACGATCGCGGTGCTGGTCGGCTACTTCGTCGCCGGCTACCTCGACATCTACTTCGCGCTGCTGACGCTCGCGTTCAATCAGGTGCTGTACGCGTTCGTCCTGCAGAGCAGCTACTTCAACTACAGCGACGGGCTCAGCGTCCGCCCCGACGGGCTGAATCCGCCGACGCTGTTCGGCCTCGAGTGGACGTCGGCCGGCTACGATCTGATCCTCTACTACTTCACGGTCGTCGTGCTCGTCGTTTCGTTGCTGGTGATGTGGAAGCTGATCAACTCGCCGTTCGGGAGAGCACTGGACGCGATCGGGCAGAACCGGACGCGAGCCAGATTCGTCGGGATCCCCGTCGAGAAGTACGTCTGGGTCGCGTTCGTGATCTCAGGTATCTACGGCGGGCTCGCCGGCGGACTGTTCGCGCTCTTGCAGCTGCACGTCAGTCCGGACCCGACGCTGTACGCGTTCGTGTCGGGCGAGATCCTCTTCATGGCGATCCTCGGTGGCTTCGGCACCCTCGTCGGGCCGGTCATCGGCGGCGTCGTCCTCGTCTACCTCCTGGTCCAGGCACCGTTCTACGTGGAGTACTACAACGCGCTGACCGGGCTGACGTTGGTCGCGGTCGTGCTCTTCCTCCCCGAGGGGATCCTGGGATCGATCCCGAAGATCGGCACCGGACTGGCCCGGCGGCGTCGGGATCCCGGCTTGCTCCGGGAGGACGTGACGGCGATCGGCTCGTCGCTCCGTCAGAGCGTGACTCGCGCCGTAACCACCGTTCGAATCATCGTTTTCGGGGTCAACTGA
- a CDS encoding ABC transporter substrate-binding protein, translated as MTTGPIAGTDLDGIDRRTLLKTVGGSALAVALAGCTELLQGEDDSLEDADVPDEPIESGLQTFTEGAPAVLGVQAQYGAETAVRRINENGGIAGREMNLDVVEEGGAYLVNYQQFVDEGKDVTFGPISSSGHAEMVPEIEEQGVVNVSTDGTVTTLYEEDFPDVTYSFRFQNHDVMEALAAVNQAVEVLGADEIDTYAGINPGYAFGQDEMELFSQGIEQLTGAEQVHSGFPDLGTDDMSTHITEINGEEPDVVFSSCWGGDATLLLEQGHANGMFDNIELLVGTVLYGSANDMSADLVDGPIYSGSRNFYWGEPSIDRWSPAAELVDEVQSEYGVVPTAHFMSGYGAVTAWATAAEKAVGLLGRWPEQEEIATILENHGFFTPAGYHTIGPDHQGYSNAHFGELTWSDERDAAALADVNVFSAESVSPPPGETSGDWIGSW; from the coding sequence ATGACAACGGGACCAATCGCAGGAACGGACTTAGACGGGATCGACAGACGAACGCTGCTGAAAACGGTCGGCGGCTCGGCGCTCGCGGTCGCACTGGCCGGCTGTACGGAACTGCTTCAGGGCGAAGACGATTCGCTGGAAGACGCCGACGTTCCGGACGAGCCGATCGAGTCGGGGCTGCAGACGTTCACGGAGGGCGCACCGGCGGTACTCGGCGTCCAAGCGCAGTACGGCGCTGAAACCGCGGTCCGTCGGATCAACGAGAACGGTGGGATCGCCGGCCGCGAGATGAATCTCGACGTCGTCGAGGAGGGCGGCGCGTACCTCGTCAACTATCAACAGTTCGTCGACGAGGGAAAAGACGTCACCTTCGGGCCGATCTCGAGCAGCGGGCACGCGGAGATGGTCCCGGAGATCGAGGAGCAGGGCGTCGTCAACGTCTCGACGGACGGGACGGTGACGACGCTGTACGAGGAGGACTTCCCGGACGTGACCTACTCGTTCCGCTTCCAGAATCACGACGTCATGGAGGCGCTGGCGGCCGTCAATCAGGCGGTCGAGGTCCTCGGTGCGGACGAGATCGACACCTACGCCGGAATCAACCCCGGCTACGCGTTCGGCCAGGACGAGATGGAGCTGTTCTCGCAGGGGATCGAACAGCTCACCGGGGCCGAACAGGTCCACAGCGGCTTCCCGGATCTGGGAACCGACGACATGTCGACGCACATCACCGAGATAAACGGCGAGGAACCCGACGTCGTCTTCTCGAGTTGCTGGGGCGGCGACGCGACACTGTTGCTCGAGCAGGGCCACGCTAACGGAATGTTCGACAACATCGAGCTGCTGGTCGGGACGGTCCTCTACGGCTCGGCCAACGACATGAGCGCGGACCTCGTCGACGGGCCGATCTACTCGGGCTCGCGGAACTTCTACTGGGGCGAACCGTCGATCGACCGGTGGAGCCCGGCCGCCGAGCTGGTCGACGAGGTGCAGAGCGAGTACGGCGTCGTGCCGACGGCTCACTTCATGAGCGGCTACGGCGCGGTGACGGCGTGGGCGACGGCCGCCGAGAAGGCCGTCGGTCTCCTCGGCCGCTGGCCCGAACAGGAGGAAATCGCGACGATCCTCGAGAATCACGGCTTCTTCACGCCCGCTGGCTATCACACGATCGGGCCGGACCATCAGGGGTACTCCAACGCCCACTTCGGCGAACTGACCTGGTCGGACGAGCGCGACGCCGCGGCGCTGGCGGACGTGAACGTCTTCTCCGCCGAATCGGTGTCGCCGCCGCCGGGCGAGACCTCGGGCGACTGGATCGGGAGCTGGTGA
- a CDS encoding ABC transporter ATP-binding protein, translating to MSTHGPGSDAGTGASDPLLEVSNLSATVEGFQVTHGIDLEVNEGEAVALVGRNGAGKTSTFRSIMGLTPVATGSIRLRGEELLEMRPELIPKRGIGYQPESRDLFTGMTVEENFRLPIWTAGAARGVEDEDALVEDIFDLFDELEDRRDAEVQNLSGGQGKMTAIGRALALEPDLLILDEPLEGLAPVVVENVKSYIREIIDRDISVLIAESNASHVPEIVDRMYVIERGEIVDSGDPEALSSDEEIQMLMQGGGE from the coding sequence ATGAGTACGCACGGACCCGGTTCCGACGCCGGCACCGGCGCGTCCGACCCGCTGCTCGAGGTATCGAACCTCTCCGCGACGGTCGAGGGATTCCAGGTCACTCACGGGATCGACCTCGAGGTCAACGAGGGCGAGGCTGTCGCGCTCGTCGGCCGCAACGGTGCCGGCAAGACGTCCACCTTCCGGTCGATCATGGGACTCACGCCGGTCGCGACCGGCTCGATCCGACTGCGCGGCGAGGAACTGCTCGAGATGCGGCCCGAACTGATCCCCAAACGGGGGATCGGCTACCAGCCTGAGAGTCGCGACCTCTTCACCGGGATGACCGTCGAGGAGAACTTCCGGCTCCCGATCTGGACCGCCGGCGCGGCGCGCGGCGTCGAAGACGAGGACGCCCTGGTCGAGGACATCTTCGACCTCTTCGACGAACTCGAGGACCGCCGCGACGCCGAAGTCCAGAACCTGAGCGGCGGTCAGGGGAAGATGACCGCGATCGGGCGAGCGCTCGCGCTCGAGCCCGATTTACTCATCCTCGACGAACCGCTCGAGGGGCTGGCGCCGGTGGTCGTCGAGAACGTCAAGTCCTACATCCGCGAGATCATCGACCGGGACATCTCTGTGTTGATCGCCGAGTCGAACGCGAGCCACGTCCCCGAGATCGTCGATCGGATGTACGTGATCGAACGCGGCGAGATCGTCGACAGCGGTGACCCCGAGGCGCTCTCCTCGGACGAGGAGATCCAGATGCTGATGCAGGGCGGCGGCGAGTAG
- a CDS encoding branched-chain amino acid ABC transporter permease yields MLESLWIHVLNGLYYGSILFMIASGMTIIFGVLGILNLAHGELYALGAFCTFSIVGFLAGQVASPTGPVTAIIFGLVVLAGSLAAAAVLLPIGGALEATFVRPIYDRDEVYQLLLTYGLLLVLTDVMKVGWGPSPIDVGVYSGINEIPTTELVGISYPSYNVLVILVGVAVFAWLIWFFDRTKTGRIVRATAINREMSTAIGISTDRMFTLVFAIGAFFAGFGGAMVSIGPGSASLGMGLDWLVLSFVVIVIGGLGSLKGAFVGALMVGISSRVATAYYSPLELAAPFLLMVLVLLVRPEGLYGTWGEIE; encoded by the coding sequence ATGCTCGAGTCACTATGGATTCACGTACTCAACGGGCTCTACTACGGGTCGATCCTGTTCATGATCGCGTCGGGAATGACGATCATCTTCGGCGTTCTGGGGATCCTCAACCTCGCGCACGGCGAACTGTACGCGCTGGGCGCGTTCTGCACCTTCAGTATCGTGGGCTTCCTGGCCGGTCAGGTCGCGTCTCCGACCGGGCCCGTGACGGCGATTATCTTCGGGCTCGTCGTCCTCGCCGGATCGCTCGCGGCCGCCGCCGTGTTGCTGCCGATCGGCGGCGCGCTCGAGGCGACGTTCGTCAGACCGATCTACGACCGGGACGAGGTCTACCAGCTCCTGTTGACCTACGGACTGCTGCTCGTCCTCACGGACGTGATGAAGGTCGGCTGGGGGCCGTCACCGATCGACGTCGGCGTCTACAGCGGTATCAACGAAATTCCCACCACGGAACTCGTCGGGATCAGTTATCCCTCGTACAACGTTCTCGTGATTCTGGTCGGCGTCGCGGTGTTCGCTTGGCTGATCTGGTTCTTCGATCGGACGAAGACCGGACGCATCGTGCGAGCGACCGCTATCAACCGCGAGATGTCGACTGCGATCGGGATCAGCACGGACCGGATGTTCACCCTCGTGTTCGCCATCGGCGCGTTCTTCGCCGGCTTCGGCGGCGCGATGGTCAGCATCGGACCGGGATCCGCCTCGCTCGGCATGGGACTCGATTGGCTGGTGCTGTCGTTCGTCGTGATCGTCATCGGCGGGCTCGGCAGTCTGAAGGGCGCCTTCGTCGGCGCGCTGATGGTCGGTATCTCCAGCCGAGTCGCCACGGCGTACTACTCGCCGCTCGAGCTGGCAGCGCCCTTCCTCCTGATGGTCCTCGTCCTGCTCGTCAGGCCCGAAGGGCTCTACGGTACGTGGGGTGAGATCGAATGA
- a CDS encoding helix-turn-helix domain-containing protein, giving the protein MIDLDIDMRQYDCPFIDTTDDIDIAFSAVQWQLDTDAERLETRLIAKADSRGALEDGLRMLREHPNMTDCYILSKRDNVAEIGTEIEETNAMGTIQRNGGYITGPFQIENGRERWHVGFDADEDEDRTLAELERHNDFSVENRDQFGPSTLFDLLENSESAMQLLEGCRSLTETERETFEVASRNGYYETPRETTLDELADHFDISKTAVSMNLRRSERKVLQAALGALDQMDGEDEL; this is encoded by the coding sequence ATGATCGACCTGGATATCGATATGCGGCAGTACGATTGCCCGTTCATCGATACGACCGACGACATCGATATCGCGTTCTCGGCCGTGCAGTGGCAACTCGACACCGACGCGGAGCGACTCGAGACGCGACTCATCGCCAAGGCGGACTCGCGGGGCGCACTCGAGGACGGCCTCCGGATGCTCCGAGAGCACCCGAACATGACGGACTGCTATATACTCTCGAAGCGAGACAACGTCGCCGAGATCGGGACGGAAATCGAGGAGACCAACGCGATGGGGACGATTCAGCGAAACGGCGGCTACATCACCGGCCCCTTCCAGATCGAAAACGGGCGCGAGCGGTGGCACGTCGGCTTCGACGCGGACGAAGACGAGGATCGGACCCTCGCGGAACTCGAGCGCCACAACGACTTCAGCGTCGAGAACCGCGATCAGTTCGGCCCGTCGACCCTGTTCGACCTCCTCGAGAACTCCGAGAGCGCGATGCAACTCCTCGAGGGCTGTCGGTCGCTGACCGAGACCGAACGCGAAACGTTCGAGGTCGCGTCCCGAAACGGCTACTACGAGACGCCGCGGGAGACGACGCTCGACGAACTCGCGGACCACTTCGACATCTCGAAGACGGCCGTTTCGATGAACCTGCGACGGAGCGAGCGGAAAGTGCTTCAGGCGGCGCTGGGAGCGCTCGATCAGATGGACGGCGAAGACGAGCTTTGA
- a CDS encoding dicarboxylate/amino acid:cation symporter has translation MSTNTVRPSWRRYRSVPIVYRIGAAFVLGSIVGLIVGQPATVLQPVGDIFVRLLSMIVIPIVIFTLLMGIRRISPAQLGRIGGQVIALYAVMSAIAVFIGLAVANLVNPGTGLTLAEDVEFDPAETPDFVEVLVGIVPENPIGAMAEGDVLATIFFVIVFGLALLMLEESTDDEAVWSGIESIFNIVEAGTEALFKLVWGIMEYGVIGVFALMAAVFGDAGADAIVPFAMLIAALTAAILIHIAVVYLGGLIVALTRQSPVAFLAGSKDAIVTALSIRSSSGTLPVTMANADENLRIDESVYGFSLPLGATINMDGTAMYQGVVAIFAANLVGVQLTVVEQVTVVLIAVLASIGAGGVPGTGLIMLTLVLTQLGLPLEVVGFVAGVDPILDRLRTMTNVTGDLAVTTVVAHWNDAIDFSGGSWADPTRGLEVGGDTAAGGD, from the coding sequence ATGTCAACAAACACAGTCAGACCGTCGTGGCGACGGTACCGCTCGGTTCCGATCGTCTACCGAATCGGCGCGGCGTTCGTGCTCGGATCGATCGTCGGCCTGATCGTCGGTCAGCCGGCAACGGTGCTCCAGCCGGTGGGCGATATCTTCGTCCGACTGTTGAGCATGATCGTCATCCCCATCGTAATCTTCACGCTGCTGATGGGGATCAGACGCATTTCGCCGGCCCAGCTCGGCCGGATCGGCGGACAGGTGATCGCGCTCTACGCCGTGATGTCCGCGATCGCGGTGTTCATCGGACTGGCGGTGGCGAACCTGGTGAATCCGGGCACCGGACTGACGCTGGCCGAGGACGTCGAGTTCGATCCGGCCGAAACGCCGGACTTCGTCGAGGTGCTCGTCGGGATCGTTCCCGAGAATCCGATCGGCGCGATGGCGGAGGGGGACGTGCTCGCGACGATCTTCTTCGTCATCGTCTTCGGACTCGCGCTCCTCATGCTCGAGGAGTCGACGGACGACGAGGCGGTCTGGTCGGGGATCGAGTCGATCTTCAACATCGTCGAGGCGGGGACGGAGGCGCTGTTCAAACTCGTCTGGGGAATCATGGAGTACGGCGTCATCGGCGTCTTCGCGCTGATGGCGGCCGTCTTCGGCGACGCAGGTGCGGACGCAATCGTTCCCTTCGCGATGCTGATCGCCGCGCTGACCGCCGCGATCCTGATCCACATCGCGGTCGTCTACCTCGGCGGTCTGATCGTCGCGCTCACCAGACAGTCCCCCGTCGCCTTCCTCGCGGGTTCGAAGGACGCGATCGTGACCGCGCTCTCGATCCGGTCCTCGAGCGGTACGCTGCCGGTGACGATGGCCAACGCCGACGAGAACCTGCGGATCGACGAGAGCGTCTACGGCTTCTCGCTCCCGCTGGGGGCGACGATCAACATGGACGGGACGGCGATGTACCAGGGCGTCGTCGCCATCTTCGCCGCGAACCTCGTCGGCGTCCAGTTGACCGTCGTCGAGCAGGTGACGGTCGTCCTCATCGCCGTGCTCGCGAGCATCGGCGCGGGCGGCGTCCCCGGGACGGGGCTGATCATGCTGACGCTCGTGCTGACCCAGCTCGGCCTCCCGCTCGAGGTGGTCGGCTTCGTCGCCGGCGTCGATCCCATCCTCGATCGGCTCCGGACGATGACGAACGTGACCGGCGACCTCGCCGTCACGACGGTCGTCGCTCACTGGAACGACGCGATCGACTTCTCGGGCGGCTCCTGGGCCGACCCGACGCGGGGCCTCGAGGTCGGCGGCGACACTGCGGCGGGCGGCGACTGA